A part of Rhopalosiphum maidis isolate BTI-1 chromosome 3, ASM367621v3, whole genome shotgun sequence genomic DNA contains:
- the LOC113555961 gene encoding putative serine protease K12H4.7, with translation MKFIYCVFLCGVLWSSPSHCLKKIRVGLGEPNSPLTKNVIDVEDKWFIQKLDHFNPTDNRTWKQRYQVNQKYYKKDGPVFLMIGGEGPISAKWMYSGAWINYAEEFNALCFQLEHRYYGKSHPTEDMSTKNLVYLSSEQALTDLAEFIVNIRTKYDIPATTKWIAFGGSYPGSLAAWLRMKFPHLVHAAVSSSGPLLAKIDFKEYFKVVENALATYSPECVLQIKQANQMIDSQIKTSKGAKIIENKFKLCDPLNINTKNDVENLFETLAGNFADIVQYNKDNRLYENPERSLVTLETLCDIMVNKTIITALDRYAEVNNKLLSINNLTCTEHVYKKMIDSYLNTSWNSDSAAGGRQWTYQTCTEFGFFQTSNQDDHVFGNQFPASFFIDMCSDIFGKLYNFDILSNGIKRSNIMYGELNIKENRVIYVHGSVDPWHALGITRTKSKNNVAIYIEGTAHCANMYPPSPTDLPQLKHAREMIRAFLNEWLTENDNSSEVDNIEFKYKV, from the exons atgaaattcatatattgtgtatttttgtgTGGTGTATTATGGAGTTCACCAtcacattgtttaaaaaaaatacgcgtGGGTTTAGGTGAACCAAATTCACCGTTAACTAAAAATGTGATCGACGTTGAAGACAAATGGTTTATACAAAAACTAGATCACTTTAATCCTACTGATAATAGAACATGGAaacag aGATATCAAGTAAACcagaaatattacaaaaaagatGGCCCTGTGTTTTTGATGATAGGAGGAGAAGGTCCTATTTCAGCCAAATGGATGTACAGTGGAGCTTGGATTAATTATGCTGAAGAATTTAATGCTTTATGTTTTCAATTGGAACATCGGTATTATGGAAAAAGCCATCCTACTGA agATATGAGTACCAAAAATTTAGTATACTTGAGTAGTGAACAAGCATTAACGGATTTGGCGGAATTTATAGTCAATATTCGAACAAAGTATGACATTCCAGCTACTACTAAATGGATAGCATTTGGAGGATCTTACCCAGGATCTTTGGCTGCATGGTTGAGAATGAAATTTCCACATCTAGTGCATGCTGCAGTATCTTCAAGTGGTCCTTTATTagcaaaaatagattttaaag aatattttaagGTGGTTGAAAATGCATTAGCAACGTATTCACCGGAATGTGTATTACAAATCAAACAAGCAAATCAAATGATCGATAGCCAAATCAAAACAAGTAAAGGagcaaaaataattgaaaacaaatttaa aTTATGCGATCccttaaatataaacacaaaaaatgaCGTGGAAAACTTGTTTGAGACTTTAGCTGGAAATTTTGCtgatattgtacaatataataaggaTAATAGACTTTATGAAAATCCTGAACGGTCATTAGTAACATTGGAAACTTTATGTGATATTATggttaacaaaacaataataacagca ttagaCAGGTATGCAGAAGTTAATAACAAACTGTtatccattaataatttaacttgtaCAGAACACGTCTATAAAAAGATGATTGATTCTTATTTGAATACAAGCTGGAACAGTGATTCAGCAGCAGGAG gTCGACAATGGACATATCAAACTTGTACAGAGTTTGGCTTTTTTCAAACATCCAATCAAGATGATCATGTGTTTGGTAATCAGTTTCCAgcttcattttttattgatatgtgctctgatatttttggaaagtt gtataattttgatattttgtccAATGGAATTAAAagaagtaatattatgtacggtgAATTGAACATAAAAGAAAACCGAGTAATTTATGTTCATGGATCTGTTGATCCATGGCATGCATTAGGCATAACTCggacaaaatcaaaaaataacgttgcaatttatattgaag GGACAGCTCATTGTGCAAACATGTATCCTCCATCTCCTACAGATCTTCCGCAGCTGAAACATGCTCGTGAGATGATTAGAGCATTTTTGAATGAATGGTTGACAGAAAATGACAACTCATCTGAAGTCGacaatatagaatttaaatacaaagtttaa